From a single Kingella potus genomic region:
- the cas9 gene encoding type II CRISPR RNA-guided endonuclease Cas9 (Cas9, originally named Csn1, is the large, multifunctional signature protein of type II CRISPR/Cas systems. It is well known even to general audiences because its RNA-guided endonuclease activity has made it a popular tool for custom editing of eukaryotic genomes.): MNKTYRYILGLDLGIASVGWALVLVDEEENPVGLLDCGVRVFERAEEPKTGESLSAGRRVARSIRRLIRRRAHRLLRLRRTLKQSGILTAADFGSDGLPLDLPIDAWQLRVQGLDRKLGNKEWAAVLLHLVKHRGYLSQRKSEMKTDDKELGRLLAGVAENSKLLAEASDEYRTAAELALKRFAQANGHMRNKGGDYSHTFNRQDLQVELHLLFARQRELGNPFATVDLERQADNLLMTQRSALQGEAVLKMLGKCTFEPSEYKAAKNTYSAERFVWLTKLNNLRILHNGEERALDEGERKMLLDEPYKKAKLTYAQVRKLLGLPESAVFKGLRYGKDSDGLKAESSTTLMEMRAWHAVRKALEKAGLKTEWQSLAGKPELLDAVGTAFSLYKTDEDILNYLTGKVASKTVLAIRNFWGGGVLDECDSGIEYLADEDMTQYLASGVLPVNVLQALLEGLNFDEFIHLSLKTLSKILPLMEQGMRYDEACRVVYGNHYGLKKKEESRLLPHIQADDIRNPVVFRTLTQARKVINAIIRRYGSPQRVHIETARELGKSFKDRKEIEKRQEENRKDRERAAAHFKELFPYFVGEPKGGDILKLRLYEQQQGKCLYSGGEIDLRRLNEKGYVEVDHALPFSRTWDDSFNNKVLVLGSENQKKRNQTPYEYLDGANNSPRWREFQARVAGCRFPYAKKQRIQTAKLDEQGFIERNLNDTRYIARFLCNFIGDNLHLEGAGKRRVFASNGQITSLLRGLWGLRKVREENDRHHALDAVVVACSTVSMQQKITKAMQRRETFETVDTETGEIKSRIPQPWDFFRREVMIRVFSDDPVRELAEKLDSRPEAVHEHVVPLFVSRMPMRKMSGQGHLETVRSPKRLDEKISTVKKPLSMLKSKDVEKIVGYPDREPALYAALLERLAAHKDDPAKAFAEPFYKPAKDGGQGSLVRSVRVEDVQKSGVMIRKDRSGRAQGIADNATMVRVDVYGKGGKNYLVPVYAWQVAEGILPNRAVASGKDESDWDVMDASYEFRFSLCPNDLVEIISKKGRIFGYFSGLDRATSNIHIKEHDMDKTKGKDGLHRSLGVKTVQSFQKYQIDPLGKEIRLCKAEPRPSLRVKKSKKQ, encoded by the coding sequence ATGAATAAGACATACAGATACATTTTAGGTCTCGATTTGGGAATTGCCAGCGTCGGTTGGGCACTAGTGCTGGTGGACGAAGAAGAAAACCCCGTCGGGCTGCTGGATTGCGGGGTGCGGGTTTTCGAACGGGCGGAAGAGCCGAAAACGGGTGAATCTTTGTCGGCGGGGCGGCGTGTGGCGCGGAGCATACGCCGTTTAATCCGCCGTCGGGCGCACCGTCTGCTGCGTCTGCGCCGCACGCTGAAACAGTCGGGGATTTTGACGGCGGCGGATTTCGGTTCAGACGGCCTGCCTTTGGATTTGCCGATTGATGCGTGGCAGTTGCGCGTGCAAGGTTTGGACAGAAAGCTGGGCAACAAAGAATGGGCGGCGGTGCTGCTGCATTTGGTCAAGCATCGCGGTTATCTGTCGCAACGTAAAAGCGAGATGAAAACCGACGATAAAGAGCTGGGCCGGCTGCTGGCGGGTGTGGCGGAAAACAGCAAGCTGCTGGCGGAAGCGTCCGACGAATACCGCACGGCGGCGGAGTTGGCGCTGAAACGTTTTGCCCAAGCCAACGGCCATATGCGCAACAAGGGCGGCGATTATTCACACACGTTCAACCGCCAAGATTTGCAGGTGGAGCTGCATCTGCTGTTTGCGCGCCAACGCGAATTGGGCAACCCGTTTGCCACGGTGGATTTGGAACGACAGGCCGATAATTTGCTGATGACCCAGCGCAGCGCGTTGCAGGGCGAGGCAGTATTGAAGATGCTGGGCAAATGCACGTTTGAACCGTCTGAATACAAGGCGGCGAAAAACACTTATTCGGCTGAGCGTTTTGTGTGGCTGACCAAACTGAACAATCTGCGGATTCTGCACAACGGCGAAGAACGCGCTTTGGACGAGGGCGAGCGCAAAATGCTGTTGGACGAGCCGTATAAAAAAGCCAAACTGACTTACGCGCAAGTGCGAAAACTGTTGGGGCTGCCTGAAAGCGCGGTATTCAAAGGCTTGCGCTACGGTAAGGATTCAGACGGCCTCAAAGCCGAAAGCAGTACTACGCTGATGGAAATGAGGGCGTGGCACGCTGTCCGTAAAGCCTTGGAAAAAGCGGGTTTGAAAACGGAATGGCAAAGTTTGGCAGGAAAGCCGGAACTTTTGGATGCGGTTGGGACGGCATTTTCGTTATATAAAACAGACGAAGATATTCTGAATTATTTAACAGGAAAAGTAGCTTCTAAAACCGTATTGGCCATCCGTAATTTTTGGGGCGGAGGGGTTCTAGACGAATGTGATAGTGGTATTGAGTATTTGGCAGATGAGGATATGACTCAATATCTAGCTTCTGGCGTATTACCTGTCAATGTGTTACAGGCATTGTTGGAAGGGCTGAATTTTGATGAGTTTATCCATTTGTCGTTAAAGACTCTTTCCAAAATCCTGCCGCTGATGGAGCAGGGTATGCGTTACGATGAAGCCTGCCGGGTCGTATATGGCAACCATTACGGTTTGAAAAAGAAAGAAGAAAGCCGCCTGCTGCCGCACATTCAGGCCGATGATATCCGCAATCCCGTGGTGTTCCGCACGCTCACGCAGGCGCGCAAAGTGATTAACGCCATCATCCGCCGCTACGGTTCGCCACAGCGCGTACACATCGAAACCGCGCGAGAGTTGGGCAAATCGTTTAAAGACCGTAAGGAAATCGAAAAACGCCAAGAAGAAAACCGCAAAGACCGCGAACGCGCCGCCGCGCATTTCAAAGAACTGTTTCCGTATTTTGTCGGCGAACCGAAAGGCGGCGATATTCTGAAACTGCGCCTGTACGAACAGCAGCAGGGCAAATGCCTGTATTCGGGCGGCGAAATCGATTTGCGCCGCCTGAACGAAAAAGGCTATGTGGAAGTGGATCACGCGCTGCCGTTTTCGCGCACTTGGGACGACAGTTTCAACAACAAAGTTTTGGTGCTGGGCAGCGAAAACCAGAAAAAGCGCAACCAAACGCCGTACGAATATTTGGACGGTGCGAACAACAGCCCGCGCTGGCGTGAGTTTCAGGCGCGGGTGGCCGGCTGCCGTTTCCCGTATGCCAAAAAACAGCGCATTCAGACGGCCAAATTGGACGAGCAGGGCTTTATTGAGCGCAATTTGAACGATACGCGCTATATTGCCCGTTTTTTGTGCAATTTTATCGGCGACAACCTGCATCTGGAAGGCGCGGGCAAACGCCGCGTGTTTGCGTCCAACGGCCAAATCACTTCGCTGCTGCGCGGTTTGTGGGGCTTGCGCAAAGTGCGCGAAGAAAACGACCGCCACCATGCGCTTGATGCGGTGGTGGTGGCGTGTTCCACCGTGTCTATGCAGCAGAAAATTACCAAAGCCATGCAGCGGCGCGAAACGTTTGAAACCGTGGATACCGAAACGGGCGAAATCAAATCGCGCATTCCGCAACCGTGGGATTTTTTCCGCCGAGAAGTGATGATACGGGTGTTTTCAGACGACCCTGTGCGCGAGTTGGCGGAAAAACTGGACAGCCGCCCAGAAGCCGTTCACGAGCATGTTGTGCCGCTGTTTGTATCGCGGATGCCGATGCGGAAAATGTCGGGGCAGGGGCATTTGGAAACCGTGCGTTCGCCCAAACGCTTAGACGAGAAAATCAGCACGGTGAAGAAACCTTTGTCCATGCTGAAAAGCAAAGATGTCGAGAAAATCGTCGGCTATCCCGACCGCGAACCCGCGCTGTATGCGGCCTTGCTGGAACGTTTAGCTGCACACAAAGACGACCCCGCCAAAGCGTTTGCCGAACCGTTTTACAAGCCCGCAAAAGACGGCGGGCAAGGCAGTTTGGTCAGATCGGTGCGCGTGGAAGACGTGCAGAAAAGCGGCGTGATGATCCGCAAAGACCGCAGCGGACGGGCGCAGGGTATTGCCGATAACGCAACGATGGTGCGGGTGGACGTGTACGGCAAAGGCGGTAAGAACTATCTGGTGCCGGTGTATGCGTGGCAGGTGGCGGAAGGGATTTTGCCGAATCGGGCAGTGGCGTCAGGTAAGGATGAATCTGATTGGGATGTAATGGATGCAAGTTATGAGTTTAGATTTTCATTGTGTCCTAATGATTTAGTCGAAATCATCAGTAAAAAGGGGCGTATATTTGGCTATTTTTCAGGACTAGATAGAGCAACGAGCAACATTCATATCAAAGAACATGATATGGACAAAACCAAAGGCAAAGATGGTTTACATCGTAGCCTTGGTGTAAAAACCGTTCAGTCCTTCCAAAAATACCAAATCGACCCCTTGGGCAAGGAAATCCGCTTGTGCAAAGCCGAACCACGCCCGAGCCTGCGGGTCAAAAAATCCAAAAAGCAGTAA